One Lachnospiraceae bacterium C1.1 genomic region harbors:
- the rpsD gene encoding 30S ribosomal protein S4: MAVNRVPVLKRCRSLGLEPQYLGLSKSSNRKLTRANRKVSEYGLQLREKQKAKFIYGVLEKPFRNYYKRAERMKGMTGENLMILLERRIDNVVFRLGFARTRREARQMVAHKAFTVNGHVVNIASQLVKAGDVIEVKEKSRASQHIKDIFEVTSGRAVPAWLTVDRDNFKGTVNELPSRDQIDVPVDEMLIVELYSK, from the coding sequence ATGGCAGTTAATAGAGTACCTGTTCTTAAAAGATGTAGGTCTCTTGGACTTGAGCCTCAGTACCTTGGCTTAAGCAAGAGCTCTAACAGAAAACTCACCAGAGCTAACAGAAAAGTTAGTGAGTATGGACTTCAGCTTCGTGAAAAGCAGAAGGCTAAATTCATATATGGTGTTCTCGAGAAGCCTTTCCGTAACTACTACAAGAGAGCTGAGCGCATGAAGGGAATGACTGGTGAAAACCTCATGATCCTCCTTGAGCGCAGAATCGACAACGTAGTATTCCGTCTTGGTTTCGCAAGAACAAGAAGAGAAGCACGTCAGATGGTTGCCCACAAGGCATTCACTGTAAACGGACATGTTGTAAACATTGCTTCACAGCTTGTTAAAGCTGGTGATGTAATCGAAGTTAAGGAGAAATCCAGAGCTTCACAGCATATCAAAGATATTTTTGAAGTTACTTCAGGAAGAGCTGTACCTGCATGGCTTACAGTAGATCGGGATAACTTCAAGGGTACAGTAAACGAACTTCCTTCAAGGGATCAGATCGATGTCCCTGTAGATGAGATGCTTATCGTCGAGTTGTATTCTAAGTAA
- the rpsM gene encoding 30S ribosomal protein S13 codes for MARIAGVDLPREKRVEIGLTYIYGIGRASANKILAEAGINPDTRVRDLTEEEVAKLRDVIDRTQTIEGDLRRQVAMDIKRLTEIGCYRGIRHRKSLPCRGQKTKTNARTCKGPRRTVANKKK; via the coding sequence ATGGCTCGTATCGCTGGTGTTGATTTACCAAGAGAAAAGCGCGTAGAGATCGGCCTTACCTATATTTACGGTATCGGCAGAGCAAGCGCTAACAAAATTCTGGCAGAGGCAGGAATCAATCCTGACACACGCGTAAGAGACTTGACAGAGGAAGAAGTAGCAAAGCTTCGTGATGTTATCGACAGAACTCAGACTATCGAAGGTGATCTTAGAAGACAGGTCGCTATGGACATCAAGAGACTTACAGAAATTGGTTGCTACAGAGGAATCCGTCACAGAAAGTCACTTCCGTGCCGCGGTCAGAAGACAAAGACTAATGCAAGAACTTGCAAAGGTCCCAGAAGAACAGTAGCAAACAAGAAGAAGTAA
- a CDS encoding energy-coupling factor transporter ATPase — protein MGIVVAKDLAFEYIRRDEEGNVEGITRAIDGVTLNIKAGEFVAVLGGNGSGKSTFAKHINALLYPTEGNVYVDGKDTAAAENTWDIRQTAGMIFQNPDNQIIGNIVEEDVGFGPENMGVPTDEIWQRVEEALQVVGMKKYAKHSPNKLSGGQKQRVAIAGVVAMHPKCIIMDEPTAMLDPEGRYEVIRAARALNSVEKVTVILITHYMEEVINASRVVVMDHGKVVMMGTPREIFSNVDQLRELRLDVPQVTTLGWYLRKDGLPLKKGILSINELSEALLEIKKSGFRLPDNALMNARKELLEDNNKTESRKSAEDKPLLILDHISYVYSAGSNEEIKALDDVSLTIKKGEFIGLIGHTGSGKSTLVQHLNGLNRATSGTVYFKGEDIYEKGYDMRKLRSKVGLVFQYPEHQLFEETVFKDVCFGPLNMGLSKKDAELAAFAALKAVGFPEENFYSSPFEHSGGQKRRIAIAGVIAMKPEILVLDEPTAGLDPKGRDEILGLIKDLHEKQNITVVLVSHSMEDVANYAERIVAVDNGKILMDGSPREVFKRYKELEKVGLAAPQVTYIMNELKEKGFDLDTNVTTIAEARYLILSEFC, from the coding sequence ATGGGAATAGTTGTAGCTAAGGATTTGGCATTTGAATATATAAGACGTGATGAAGAAGGAAATGTTGAAGGAATAACCAGGGCAATAGATGGGGTTACTCTTAATATAAAAGCCGGTGAATTTGTAGCTGTTCTCGGAGGAAACGGTTCCGGTAAATCAACTTTTGCAAAACATATTAACGCACTTTTATATCCTACAGAGGGTAATGTATATGTAGATGGCAAAGATACTGCAGCTGCAGAAAATACCTGGGATATACGACAGACAGCTGGGATGATCTTTCAGAATCCTGATAATCAGATAATTGGAAATATAGTTGAGGAAGATGTTGGGTTTGGACCGGAAAATATGGGTGTTCCGACTGATGAAATCTGGCAGAGAGTGGAAGAAGCCCTGCAGGTAGTCGGAATGAAGAAATATGCTAAACATTCACCGAATAAACTTTCCGGAGGCCAGAAACAGCGCGTTGCCATTGCAGGTGTAGTAGCAATGCACCCAAAATGTATAATCATGGATGAACCTACAGCCATGTTGGATCCGGAAGGTCGATATGAAGTTATCAGAGCTGCAAGAGCATTAAACAGCGTAGAGAAGGTAACTGTTATCCTGATAACACATTATATGGAAGAGGTTATCAATGCCAGCCGTGTAGTTGTAATGGATCACGGTAAGGTTGTTATGATGGGTACTCCCAGAGAAATTTTCTCAAACGTGGATCAGTTGAGAGAACTCCGCCTTGATGTACCGCAGGTTACTACATTGGGATGGTATCTTAGAAAAGACGGCCTTCCGTTAAAAAAAGGAATTTTGAGTATAAACGAACTGTCGGAAGCACTTCTTGAAATTAAAAAATCGGGTTTCAGACTTCCGGATAACGCATTAATGAACGCCAGGAAAGAGCTTTTAGAAGATAATAATAAGACAGAAAGCAGAAAAAGCGCAGAAGATAAGCCGCTTCTGATACTGGATCATATAAGCTATGTTTACAGTGCCGGATCTAATGAAGAGATCAAGGCGCTTGACGATGTTTCACTTACAATAAAAAAAGGTGAATTTATTGGCCTTATAGGTCATACAGGATCCGGAAAATCGACATTGGTACAGCATCTTAACGGTCTCAATCGTGCTACTAGCGGAACTGTATATTTTAAGGGTGAGGATATTTATGAAAAAGGCTATGATATGAGGAAACTCAGATCAAAAGTCGGCCTTGTTTTTCAATATCCCGAGCATCAGCTTTTTGAGGAAACAGTATTTAAGGATGTTTGCTTTGGCCCGTTAAATATGGGACTTTCAAAAAAAGACGCTGAGCTTGCGGCTTTTGCGGCCTTAAAAGCTGTTGGTTTTCCGGAAGAAAACTTTTATTCTTCGCCTTTTGAGCATTCCGGTGGACAGAAACGAAGAATCGCAATAGCGGGTGTAATAGCAATGAAGCCGGAAATACTCGTTTTGGATGAACCTACTGCAGGACTTGATCCAAAGGGAAGAGATGAAATACTCGGTTTAATAAAGGATCTTCATGAGAAGCAGAATATTACGGTTGTTTTAGTCTCTCACAGTATGGAGGATGTAGCTAATTACGCAGAAAGAATTGTCGCTGTAGATAACGGAAAGATACTTATGGATGGTAGTCCGCGAGAGGTATTTAAGCGTTATAAGGAACTTGAAAAAGTTGGTTTGGCGGCACCTCAGGTGACTTATATAATGAATGAGCTTAAAGAGAAAGGTTTTGATCTTGATACAAATGTCACTACAATTGCAGAAGCCAGATATTTGATATTGAGTGAGTTCTGTTGA
- a CDS encoding DNA-directed RNA polymerase subunit alpha, protein MFEFEKPRIEITNVSEDNKYARFVVEPLERGYGITLGNSLRRIMLSSLPGTAVSQVKIEGVLHEFSSIPGVKEDVTEIILNIKNLAIRNNSTSDETKTAYIDFSGEGEVTAADIQVDQDIEIVNLDQHIATLNGGPDCRLYMELTISNGRGYVSLDKNKSDDLPIGVIAVDSIYTPVDRVNLSVENTRVGQVTDYDKLTLDVYTDGTLNPQDAVSLAAKVLSEHLGLFMDLSDAATKTEVMKDKPSDETTKILDTNIDELELSVRSYNCLKRAGINTVAELINRTSDDMMKVRNLGRKSLEEVLAKLNELGLELRKSEDA, encoded by the coding sequence TTGTTTGAGTTTGAAAAGCCAAGAATTGAGATTACGAATGTATCTGAAGATAACAAATATGCAAGGTTTGTTGTAGAGCCTCTAGAGCGCGGTTACGGCATTACACTTGGAAATTCGCTCAGACGAATCATGCTTTCATCTCTTCCCGGCACAGCAGTAAGTCAGGTAAAGATTGAGGGAGTTCTTCACGAATTCAGTTCAATTCCGGGTGTTAAGGAAGATGTTACAGAAATCATTCTTAACATAAAGAATTTAGCGATTCGTAATAATTCTACTTCAGATGAAACTAAGACTGCTTATATTGATTTCAGCGGCGAAGGCGAAGTAACAGCTGCAGATATTCAGGTAGACCAGGATATCGAAATTGTAAATCTTGATCAGCATATCGCTACACTTAATGGCGGTCCTGATTGCAGATTATACATGGAGCTGACTATTTCAAATGGCAGAGGATATGTAAGTCTGGATAAAAATAAATCAGATGATCTTCCGATCGGAGTTATCGCAGTAGATTCTATCTACACTCCTGTTGATCGCGTTAATCTCAGCGTTGAGAATACTCGAGTAGGCCAGGTTACTGACTATGATAAGCTTACATTGGATGTTTATACTGATGGTACATTAAATCCTCAGGACGCTGTTAGCTTGGCTGCTAAGGTTTTAAGTGAGCATCTTGGACTCTTCATGGATCTTTCTGATGCAGCTACAAAGACCGAAGTTATGAAAGATAAGCCCAGCGACGAAACAACCAAGATCCTTGATACAAATATCGATGAACTCGAGCTTTCAGTTCGTTCATATAACTGCCTCAAGAGAGCAGGTATCAACACGGTTGCTGAACTTATAAACAGAACGTCTGATGATATGATGAAGGTTAGAAACCTTGGACGTAAGTCTTTGGAAGAAGTTCTTGCAAAGCTTAATGAGCTCGGATTAGAGCTTAGAAAGTCTGAGGATGCATAA
- a CDS encoding L17 family ribosomal protein, with protein sequence MANYRKLGRTSSQRKALLRSQVTALILNGKIKTTAAKAEEVQRMAEKLITKAIKEKDNFETVTVSAKVARKDKDGRRVKQIVDKNTGAVLSESHRDENGKVKKIENGVTVTVYDTVEKEIKKDLPSRLHARREMLKVLYPVTEGTGKKAKSVDLVAKLFDEIAPKYADRKGGYTRIVKIGLRKGDAAMEVLLELV encoded by the coding sequence ATGGCAAATTACAGAAAGCTTGGTCGCACATCTTCACAGAGAAAGGCTCTTCTTAGAAGCCAGGTAACTGCACTTATCCTTAACGGCAAGATCAAGACAACAGCTGCAAAGGCTGAAGAAGTTCAGAGAATGGCCGAGAAGCTTATCACAAAGGCTATCAAAGAGAAGGATAACTTCGAGACAGTCACTGTTTCTGCAAAGGTTGCAAGAAAAGATAAAGACGGACGCAGAGTTAAGCAGATCGTTGACAAGAACACAGGCGCAGTTCTTTCTGAGTCTCACCGTGATGAGAACGGTAAGGTTAAGAAGATCGAGAACGGCGTAACAGTTACTGTTTACGATACAGTTGAAAAAGAAATCAAGAAGGATCTTCCTTCAAGACTTCATGCAAGACGTGAGATGCTTAAGGTTCTTTACCCTGTAACTGAGGGTACAGGAAAGAAAGCTAAGTCTGTTGACCTTGTTGCAAAGCTTTTCGATGAAATCGCTCCTAAGTATGCAGATCGTAAGGGTGGTTACACAAGAATCGTAAAGATCGGCCTTCGTAAGGGCGATGCAGCAATGGAAGTTCTGCTTGAGCTTGTTTAA
- the rpsK gene encoding 30S ribosomal protein S11 encodes MAKQQASAKKVTKKRVKKNVEHGQAHIQSSFNNTIVTLTDAQGNALSWASAGGLGFRGSRKSTPYAAQVAAETATKAALVHGLKSVDVMVKGPGSGREAAIRALSAAGLQVTSIKDVTPVPHNGCRPPKRRRV; translated from the coding sequence ATGGCTAAACAGCAGGCTAGCGCGAAGAAAGTTACAAAAAAGCGCGTTAAGAAAAACGTTGAACACGGACAGGCACATATTCAGTCATCTTTCAACAACACTATCGTTACTCTGACAGATGCACAGGGAAATGCTCTTTCATGGGCAAGTGCCGGCGGTCTTGGTTTTAGAGGTTCAAGGAAATCTACTCCTTATGCTGCACAGGTAGCAGCTGAAACAGCTACCAAAGCTGCTCTTGTACACGGCCTTAAATCTGTTGATGTAATGGTTAAGGGTCCTGGCTCAGGAAGAGAAGCTGCAATCAGAGCATTATCTGCAGCTGGACTTCAGGTTACAAGTATTAAGGATGTAACTCCCGTTCCTCATAACGGATGCCGTCCACCTAAGAGAAGGAGAGTGTAA
- the infA gene encoding translation initiation factor IF-1, translated as MSKADVIEIEGKVVEKLPNAMFQVELENGHQVLAHISGKLRMNFIRILPGDKVTLEMSPYDLSKGRIIWRDK; from the coding sequence ATGTCAAAAGCCGACGTAATTGAAATTGAAGGGAAAGTAGTAGAAAAGCTTCCTAATGCGATGTTCCAGGTAGAACTTGAAAATGGACATCAGGTGCTTGCTCATATAAGCGGCAAACTTAGGATGAATTTCATTAGAATCCTTCCCGGGGACAAGGTAACTCTTGAGATGTCACCTTATGATTTGTCTAAAGGAAGAATCATCTGGAGAGACAAATAA
- a CDS encoding nitrogenase iron protein NifH, protein MLKLAIYGKGGIGKSTVTANLAAAFAKMGKKVIQIGCDPKADSTMNLLKGEAVSSVMNYMRENDALPEDYHEIMKTGYGGVMCIETGGPTPGLGCAGRGIITTFQMLDSLQLFENEEPDVVLYDVLGDVVCGGFAAPIREGYAEKVLIVTSGEKMALYAASNINEAVKNFEDRGYASVRGIVLNHRNVENEKEKVSAFADERGIEIVGEIPRSDDIISCEDEGKTVIEGRPDSAAAQEFMRLAKKLLETD, encoded by the coding sequence ATGCTTAAACTTGCGATATATGGAAAGGGTGGAATAGGAAAGTCCACAGTTACTGCAAATCTTGCAGCAGCATTTGCCAAGATGGGAAAAAAAGTTATACAGATAGGTTGTGATCCAAAGGCTGATTCTACAATGAATCTGCTTAAAGGAGAAGCTGTTTCATCTGTTATGAATTATATGAGAGAGAATGATGCGCTTCCTGAGGATTATCATGAAATAATGAAAACAGGATATGGTGGAGTCATGTGTATAGAGACAGGCGGACCTACACCCGGACTCGGATGTGCCGGAAGAGGTATCATAACGACATTCCAGATGCTTGACAGTCTGCAGCTTTTTGAAAACGAAGAGCCTGATGTGGTCCTTTATGACGTTTTGGGAGATGTAGTCTGTGGAGGCTTTGCAGCACCTATAAGAGAAGGATATGCAGAAAAAGTACTTATAGTTACTTCCGGAGAAAAAATGGCGCTCTATGCAGCCTCAAACATAAACGAAGCGGTAAAAAACTTTGAGGACAGAGGCTATGCAAGCGTACGCGGAATAGTCTTAAACCACAGAAATGTCGAGAATGAAAAAGAAAAAGTTTCGGCGTTTGCAGATGAAAGAGGAATAGAGATCGTAGGAGAGATTCCAAGAAGCGATGATATTATAAGCTGCGAGGATGAGGGCAAGACCGTTATAGAAGGCAGACCTGACTCGGCAGCAGCGCAGGAATTTATGAGACTTGCGAAAAAGCTTTTAGAGACAGATTAA
- a CDS encoding nitrogenase component 1, translating into MKNKAIYYTISDLAELGADKIPEEFSLSSNLVYSSPATLSYNSPGAKGFGVKRGGLAIPDSVMLIISPGCCARNTSDLSRLPQYENRFFYLTMDETDIVTGRHLSKIPEAVAEIVKVVEKKPSVVMLCATCADALLGTDFERVSRKAEEYAGVKVRPCYMYALTREGSKPPMTALRESIYSILEKRKRRPDTVNLMGYFAETEKNSELFKILKNAGVKKINQISTCKNIDEFMDMSEANFNIVLNPEAAYAASVLSEKIGIPYIELKRFYSTERNYRQYKAFFKASMLDASADEFYEAQKAKDEAFSQKYKGLKVSIGECANADPFELALSLSELGLKVVEIFALVTADKYPYIKRLSEISPDTKVYCNQNPSMYYYEAEDEVDITIGADASYYRKDARNLPFNEDIQPFGFAATDKLLSEIDELMTSESSEGPAEKTMEYEPSYTPFSNGPKGFRSILTPFAPDQSGASAVFFGAGAFNVIVDAGGCAGNVCGFDEPRWLSERGMIFSAGLRDMDAILGRDKELVEKIAKAVKTLDPELISLTMTPVPAITGTDPKALSRLCEKASGIETISAATNGVELYDKGIEKAEIALAERYINNPDKEMRRVLGFTPLDFPERDQESLEKKWLENGGKADLLIVCNAAIAAAERLKKKCGLSYEIDWPFAEEEAESLEIPEGFDGKKILIVHSQVRANAVRRAIRKRLPNADIITGGFFMMKDELMEENDVRFAEESDFSEYIEKENFSLIIGDSELKRLIKGNIPEWREFRHFAVSGVL; encoded by the coding sequence ATGAAAAATAAGGCGATTTACTATACAATATCAGATCTTGCAGAGCTTGGGGCGGACAAAATACCTGAGGAATTTTCACTCTCTTCCAACTTGGTTTACAGCTCTCCTGCAACGCTCAGCTATAATTCACCCGGAGCAAAGGGATTTGGAGTAAAAAGAGGCGGACTTGCAATTCCGGATTCGGTAATGCTGATCATTTCTCCCGGATGCTGCGCAAGAAATACCTCGGATCTAAGCCGTCTTCCTCAGTATGAAAACCGCTTCTTTTATTTGACAATGGATGAGACAGATATAGTTACAGGAAGACATTTGAGCAAAATCCCCGAGGCTGTGGCAGAGATCGTAAAAGTAGTCGAGAAAAAGCCGTCAGTGGTAATGCTTTGCGCGACCTGTGCGGATGCGCTTCTTGGCACGGATTTCGAAAGAGTATCAAGGAAAGCCGAGGAATATGCCGGAGTAAAGGTACGTCCCTGTTACATGTATGCGCTTACCCGTGAAGGCAGCAAGCCGCCCATGACCGCTTTGAGAGAATCGATATATTCCATACTTGAGAAAAGAAAAAGAAGACCTGATACGGTCAATTTGATGGGATATTTTGCAGAAACAGAGAAAAATTCCGAGCTCTTCAAAATATTGAAAAATGCAGGAGTAAAAAAGATCAATCAGATATCGACCTGCAAAAATATAGATGAATTTATGGATATGAGCGAGGCTAATTTCAATATCGTTCTTAATCCGGAGGCTGCTTATGCGGCATCGGTTCTGTCTGAAAAAATCGGCATACCATATATCGAATTAAAGAGATTTTATTCAACAGAGCGAAATTACAGACAGTATAAGGCTTTCTTCAAGGCATCAATGCTTGATGCTTCGGCGGATGAATTTTATGAGGCGCAGAAGGCTAAAGATGAGGCTTTCAGTCAGAAATATAAAGGCCTTAAAGTCTCAATAGGTGAGTGCGCAAATGCCGATCCCTTTGAGCTGGCATTGAGCCTTAGCGAGCTGGGGCTTAAAGTGGTTGAGATATTTGCATTGGTAACAGCCGATAAATATCCATATATAAAAAGACTTTCAGAGATCAGTCCGGATACAAAGGTTTACTGCAATCAGAATCCCTCGATGTATTATTATGAAGCAGAGGATGAGGTTGACATAACTATTGGAGCAGATGCGTCTTATTACAGAAAAGATGCCCGTAATCTTCCTTTTAACGAGGATATACAGCCCTTTGGATTTGCTGCGACGGATAAACTTCTTTCGGAAATAGACGAGCTGATGACTAGTGAGAGCTCAGAAGGTCCGGCTGAGAAAACTATGGAATATGAGCCATCATATACACCATTTTCAAACGGACCAAAGGGATTCAGAAGTATTCTCACACCTTTTGCACCGGATCAGTCAGGAGCTTCTGCAGTCTTCTTTGGAGCTGGAGCTTTCAATGTAATAGTAGATGCCGGTGGCTGCGCCGGAAATGTATGCGGATTTGACGAACCGCGATGGCTCAGCGAGAGAGGCATGATCTTCAGTGCTGGACTCCGTGACATGGACGCTATTTTGGGCAGAGATAAAGAACTGGTGGAGAAAATTGCCAAGGCAGTTAAAACACTGGACCCAGAGCTTATATCTCTTACCATGACACCTGTTCCTGCAATCACGGGAACAGATCCGAAAGCACTGTCGAGGCTTTGTGAAAAGGCATCGGGGATCGAAACCATATCGGCAGCGACAAATGGAGTGGAGCTTTACGATAAGGGTATAGAAAAGGCAGAAATAGCCCTTGCGGAAAGATATATAAATAATCCGGATAAAGAAATGCGAAGAGTATTAGGCTTTACACCACTGGACTTCCCTGAAAGAGATCAGGAATCATTGGAGAAGAAATGGCTAGAAAACGGTGGAAAGGCCGATCTTTTGATCGTTTGCAATGCGGCAATAGCGGCAGCGGAAAGGTTAAAGAAAAAATGCGGACTCAGCTATGAAATTGACTGGCCGTTCGCTGAGGAAGAGGCGGAAAGCCTTGAAATTCCGGAGGGATTTGACGGAAAGAAAATTCTTATAGTCCATTCGCAGGTAAGAGCAAATGCAGTTCGCAGGGCTATAAGAAAAAGACTTCCCAATGCCGATATAATAACAGGCGGATTTTTCATGATGAAAGATGAACTCATGGAAGAAAACGATGTCAGATTCGCAGAAGAAAGCGATTTCAGTGAATATATTGAGAAAGAGAATTTCTCCCTTATAATTGGAGACAGCGAGCTTAAAAGGCTCATAAAGGGAAATATCCCGGAATGGCGAGAGTTTAGACATTTTGCTGTAAGCGGAGTTTTATAG
- a CDS encoding energy-coupling factor transporter transmembrane component T encodes MLRDITLGQYYQADSVIHRLDPRTKLIGTFVFLISLFLFHNITGFLIATIFLASVIALSNVPFKFMVRGMKGIVVIMMITVVFNMFLTPGEPLVKIWKFTITDEGLNNAIFTAIRLIYLIIGASVMTLTTTPNHLTDGLEKLMNPLKLFRLPVHELAMMMSIALRFIPILLDETDKIMRAQSARGADFEHGNLIQRAKSLVPILVPLFVSAFRRANDLAMAMEARCYRGGEGRTKMKPLNYESRDAISFLIMVLYLALIITFGIVIKII; translated from the coding sequence ATGCTTAGAGATATAACTTTGGGACAGTATTATCAGGCAGACTCGGTCATTCACAGGCTGGACCCGAGAACAAAACTGATAGGAACATTTGTCTTTTTGATTTCGTTATTCCTTTTTCATAATATAACGGGATTTTTAATCGCAACTATTTTCCTTGCTTCAGTGATAGCTCTGTCGAATGTACCGTTTAAGTTTATGGTCAGAGGGATGAAGGGTATAGTTGTCATCATGATGATAACTGTTGTTTTCAATATGTTCCTGACACCCGGAGAGCCTTTAGTAAAAATATGGAAATTTACGATCACTGATGAAGGCTTGAATAACGCTATATTTACTGCAATAAGGCTCATATATCTTATAATAGGTGCATCGGTAATGACACTTACTACAACTCCGAATCATCTGACAGACGGCCTTGAAAAACTTATGAATCCGCTTAAGTTATTCAGGTTACCGGTACATGAGCTTGCAATGATGATGTCGATAGCGTTAAGATTTATACCGATACTTTTAGATGAAACCGACAAGATAATGAGAGCGCAGAGTGCCAGAGGAGCCGATTTTGAGCATGGCAATCTCATACAAAGGGCAAAAAGCCTTGTACCAATACTGGTACCACTATTTGTATCAGCATTCAGAAGAGCCAATGATCTTGCTATGGCGATGGAAGCCAGATGTTACAGAGGCGGAGAAGGCAGAACAAAGATGAAACCGCTTAATTATGAAAGCCGCGATGCCATAAGTTTTCTTATTATGGTTCTTTACCTTGCACTTATCATAACATTTGGGATAGTAATAAAAATTATTTAA
- a CDS encoding adenylate kinase encodes MKIVMLGAPGAGKGTQAKRIAEKFGIPHVSTGDIFRANIKNGTELGKEAKTYMDQGQLVPDELTVRILLDRVARDDCAKGYVLDGFPRTIPQAEVLDSELSKLGTSVDYAINVEVPDDNIVGRMSGRRACLKCGATYHLEFLPSKKEGICDNCGSELVLRDDDKPETVKKRLGVYHEQTQPLIDFYQNKGVLKEVDGTLAPDDVFKEIEGILK; translated from the coding sequence ATGAAGATCGTTATGCTTGGAGCGCCTGGAGCCGGAAAAGGAACACAGGCGAAAAGAATTGCTGAAAAGTTTGGTATTCCACATGTATCTACAGGAGATATCTTCCGTGCCAACATTAAAAACGGTACAGAGTTAGGTAAAGAAGCTAAGACATATATGGATCAGGGTCAGCTTGTTCCGGATGAGCTTACAGTAAGAATTCTTCTTGACAGAGTGGCAAGGGATGACTGTGCAAAGGGCTATGTCCTTGATGGTTTTCCTCGTACAATCCCTCAGGCAGAAGTTCTTGACAGTGAGTTGTCAAAGCTTGGAACATCTGTAGATTATGCGATCAATGTTGAAGTACCCGATGATAATATCGTGGGCAGAATGTCTGGAAGACGTGCATGCCTTAAGTGCGGTGCAACATATCATCTTGAGTTTCTTCCGTCTAAAAAGGAAGGAATTTGCGACAACTGTGGCAGCGAATTAGTTCTTCGTGATGATGATAAGCCTGAAACAGTAAAAAAACGTCTCGGTGTTTATCATGAACAGACCCAGCCGCTGATTGATTTTTATCAGAATAAGGGTGTGCTTAAAGAAGTAGACGGAACTCTTGCTCCGGATGATGTATTCAAAGAAATTGAAGGCATATTAAAGTAA
- the rpmJ gene encoding 50S ribosomal protein L36 has product MKVRSSVKPMCEKCKVIKRKGKIRIICENPKHKQVQG; this is encoded by the coding sequence ATGAAGGTAAGATCTTCTGTAAAACCTATGTGCGAAAAGTGCAAGGTAATTAAAAGAAAAGGTAAGATAAGAATTATCTGTGAGAACCCTAAGCATAAGCAGGTTCAGGGATAA
- the truA gene encoding tRNA pseudouridine(38-40) synthase TruA — translation MKRVMLTVAYDGTNYHGWQVQDGHITIESELNRALKEITGEEIKVSGASRTDAGVHAKGNLCVFDTDARMPGEKYSYALNTHLSDDIRVVDSREVDADFHPRYTLTEKTYCYRIYNSRFSDPLCRLYSHHSYIPLDTELMNRAAAYLVGEHDFKSFSSIHAVVKTTVREITGAEVKKNGALVEIYVKGYGFLYNMVRIIAGSLMEVGEGKYPPERIKEILLEADRSKAGPTAPAKGLTLENIRIIGE, via the coding sequence ATGAAAAGGGTGATGCTTACCGTTGCTTACGACGGAACAAATTATCACGGCTGGCAGGTTCAGGACGGACATATAACTATAGAAAGTGAACTGAACAGAGCCCTTAAGGAAATTACAGGTGAAGAAATAAAGGTAAGCGGTGCAAGCCGTACAGATGCAGGAGTTCATGCTAAAGGCAACCTTTGCGTATTTGATACTGATGCGAGGATGCCGGGCGAAAAGTATTCCTATGCGTTGAATACACATCTTAGCGATGATATAAGGGTCGTCGATTCGAGAGAAGTAGACGCGGATTTTCATCCGAGATATACATTAACAGAAAAGACTTATTGTTACAGGATTTACAATTCAAGATTTTCAGATCCGCTGTGCAGGCTTTACTCACATCACAGCTATATTCCACTGGATACAGAATTGATGAATAGGGCTGCAGCTTATCTGGTCGGTGAACACGATTTCAAGAGTTTTTCATCGATACATGCAGTTGTAAAAACTACGGTAAGAGAAATAACAGGAGCAGAAGTAAAGAAAAACGGTGCTCTTGTCGAAATATATGTTAAGGGCTATGGTTTCCTTTATAACATGGTAAGGATAATAGCCGGAAGCCTGATGGAGGTTGGAGAGGGTAAATATCCTCCGGAAAGAATAAAAGAAATACTCCTGGAAGCTGACAGATCCAAGGCCGGACCAACAGCGCCGGCAAAGGGTCTTACGCTTGAAAATATCAGGATAATAGGCGAATAA